GGTTTGGTCCATTTTTCGTTGAAATACCAATTGctattgtttttgaattatgCGACTTTTCTGAATTGATCACTGCAGATTTTAATAGTTGGAATGTTTTCACGTGAGTTAATTCTCTTTGGCTTAAAGTAGAACAATGCAGTAAGTCTAGTAGATAAATGACGTTGTTTACGGTCAGTAGAACTCTGTTTACTGAAACAGGTTGGAAAGAGATTAAGTCATCTCCAGGACTGAGTTTATCCACCATCGGAAATTCAATAACTTGTTGCAATTGGCAATGTGGTAAAGAGTAAATGTATATTTTCCCCTGGTTCAATTTGTAaagttttccaaattgATAACAAAGctttgaattttcaaaagaaaatcctTCGATGATAGTAGATGATAATTCTTTTATGGGCGAACTTTCTCCACTGCCACAATCTGTTAGCTCGAGCAATTTATAGCAGACTTTATCATCCTGTAATGGACAGAGAACAAAAACATATTCAGTTCCATTTTCAGTGAACCATTTAGCATATTTTAAGTTATCATAAGATATATCAAATGAATGCAAAAGTGTTAActtaaaatcaaaaatttcaatcaACCCGTTCTGTAAAATTGCAATTACTAAGCTGTTCTTGGTGTCAATTTTAATACTCATGACTTTGGCTTTCGCCTTGATCTTATACTGAGATAAAAATTCGTCTGAACCCGTGTATGCTTTATTGTCAATATCACTCTCACTCAGATGGTCATTTGAGGTATCAGTGGTATCTTCCAGTGCCTTAGTGATAACATTTAGCGTATAATTACCCTTATTTACCATTAAACCAAAGGCCCAAATTTcaacatttctttttttttgggtgTTGATAGTCTTCTCGTTGTTGGCTTCATCATCGGTACTGGCTTCTATATTTCCGTCAATGTTCGCTTGACCTTTCTCAGCATTGCATGCCGTGATAATATTTGTAGAGGGTATTGGGTAATCGAATGTTAACTTTGGTGTAGGattaataatatattgagATATAGATGACCCGGAAATACCTAACGTTATGTTATTTGTAGATTCATTAAAGGTGCCATCTGCGACTTGAACGTAATCTGCttgtaaagaaaaattgctCAATGAAGCAATTTTTGGGAGAGTTGCTAGTCTAAATGGTTGAGACAGGGATGGCATTTTGAATCTTTACTATCCTCCGGAATGATTTGCTGTTCAAGGAGCGCTAGGTGTGACATATAATATTACAAATTTAACAGTGACCTCATCTCatcaaagttttcaaatttttcaggcATCTGCTACAgcataatgaaaaaatttgaaaaatacagaCATTTCCGTGTAGAATGACAAAAAAGCTAGAATATTACTATATTTTCCTTAAAAGAGCAATATTTGCGATGAGGGGCTCTCAATGACAATGTTTGACTTCTCTATTGAACTGTAAGCGAAGCAAAACCATATCTTGTCAAAGTATTCGAAGAATGgatttttacaaattaGACGAGAAGCTGAAGGagttgaaaaggaaaagagtAGATGTATCTATAAAGAGTAGGAAGTTGGCTGACAGAGAGATTCAGGAAGTAAGCGCAAATCGAAAACCAAGAGTATACAGTATGGAAGACGTAAATGATGCAGATGAATCAGTAGGAGATACAGAAAGTCctgaaaaagagaaagcaTTTCATTACACTGTCCAAGAATATGATGCGTGGGAACGTAGGCATCCTCAAGGGAAGACTGGGCAAAGCCAAAGAGGTGGAATTTCCTATGATCAACTTGCAAAATTGAGTTATGAGAAGACCTTGCGGAATCTCGCTACGCAAACACAGAATTCGAGCAAACAGGATAGTTCCGccgatgaagaagacaatAAAAACGTACCCAAGAAGGGTAGAATCGGCAAGGTACAGAAGGACACTAAGACGGGTAAGATAACAATTGCAGATGACGACAAGCTAGTTAATAAGTTGGCCGTTTCTTTGCAATCTGAGtcgaaaaaaagatacgaagcaagaaaaagacaaatgCAAAATGCAAAAACACTGTATGGGGTTGAAAGCTTCATTAATgacaaaaataaacaattcaatgaaaaattgagCAGGGAATCAAAAGGATCAGAATAAGcttctcttttatttagAATATACCGATATAACCAAAGGAAAGTTTTAATACCCTGGATTTTTCATCGACCGTCACGTGACGAGCTGAGGTTAAATGCCCGCAAAAGTGCTTCAGAAGAGAGTCCATCTTACTCGGTTATTTGAGCACGAAACACTAGAGAATAACTAACTGGTTGATAAATTGTTGATTGAGTAAATATTGGTACATAAAACGGTTACAAAGAGAGGTAGATTAGGAAGGGTGAAAATAATCAAAGGATAACTTGATGATACTCGACAAAGAatagaagagaaaaataaaatagagGTGGGATATTCCTTGAACAAAAGtggaatattattttttttaggcATACATGACGTCTTCCTCAGTATGATATTCATACAAGGAATCGTCCTTTGGAAGGACGCTCGTATTCTTTTGTGAACGGTCATTTGGTATTTTGTGGTTTTCAGCCGCGTGTATACCTTCAGCTTGTTTGTGCTGCCTACTCAATATTTCTTGCTTCAAGGCCTCATCAGCGTTTTTCTGGCGAGTTTGTTCCTCGATAGCCTTTTCAGCTTGTAATCGCGTTCTTTCCCTCTTGACTGCCTCCAGTTCTTTCTCTTCGGTTGCCAGCTTATCCTGTAGTTCAGTCAATTGGTCATTATAGGTTTGCTTGACTTGAGTAATTTGCTGCTCATGATCTAATTGAGCCTGATGCGCTTGTTCCTCCAGCTCTTGGCGCTGTTTTTCCAATAAGTTCTCTTCTTTGcgttttctttcttcagCTTCTAGCTTCAACTGTTCTTCATGAGCGCGGCGCTCATCTTCGAGTCTTTTGGTAATTGCCGATAGTTGAGTTTTTTCATTGGCGTTTTCCTGCTTGATTATGGTCACTTCGTTCAATAAGCttgatatttgattatcaatatcattAATTTGTGGAAGATATTCCTTGTTCTCTACACTTTCCAAAACttgtacatttttttcatgcagcttcttattttcttcagtttGGGTAACCAAATcctcctttttcttttccagaTTATCGATTTCGTTTTGAACTTTGCCTTGTTTCAAATTAATCTGGTTAATCTTAAAGATCTGAGCATCCAACTGTTGAGATAAGTTACTTAAGTTCGTGGTCCAGTCATTGAACTCCTTTTGGACATTCGTTTTCTCATT
This sequence is a window from Saccharomyces cerevisiae S288C chromosome VII, complete sequence. Protein-coding genes within it:
- the SYF2 gene encoding Syf2p (Member of the NineTeen Complex (NTC); NTC contains Prp19p and stabilizes U6 snRNA in catalytic forms of the spliceosome containing U2, U5, and U6 snRNAs; relocalizes to the cytosol in response to hypoxia; isy1 syf2 cells have defective spindles activiating cell cycle arrest), coding for MDFYKLDEKLKELKRKRVDVSIKSRKLADREIQEVSANRKPRVYSMEDVNDADESVGDTESPEKEKAFHYTVQEYDAWERRHPQGKTGQSQRGGISYDQLAKLSYEKTLRNLATQTQNSSKQDSSADEEDNKNVPKKGRIGKVQKDTKTGKITIADDDKLVNKLAVSLQSESKKRYEARKRQMQNAKTLYGVESFINDKNKQFNEKLSRESKGSE
- the UTP8 gene encoding Utp8p (Nucleolar protein required for export of tRNAs from the nucleus; also copurifies with the small subunit (SSU) processome containing the U3 snoRNA that is involved in processing of pre-18S rRNA), translating into MPSLSQPFRLATLPKIASLSNFSLQADYVQVADGTFNESTNNITLGISGSSISQYIINPTPKLTFDYPIPSTNIITACNAEKGQANIDGNIEASTDDEANNEKTINTQKKRNVEIWAFGLMVNKGNYTLNVITKALEDTTDTSNDHLSESDIDNKAYTGSDEFLSQYKIKAKAKVMSIKIDTKNSLVIAILQNGLIEIFDFKLTLLHSFDISYDNLKYAKWFTENGTEYVFVLCPLQDDKVCYKLLELTDCGSGESSPIKELSSTIIEGFSFENSKLCYQFGKLYKLNQGKIYIYSLPHCQLQQVIEFPMVDKLSPGDDLISFQPVSVNRVLLTVNNVIYLLDLLHCSTLSQRELTHVKTFQLLKSAVINSEKSHNSKTIAIGISTKNGPNPTSSLEIINIDVGTNTLKDSLGKSFQVGNNDSSVILKPLFDDKDINDKRVKCNDVSGDSSVPVLHCNEVIEKLSALQDNDITSFDDIFFKELKIKEEHYTEKDRYISDPGFLNKVLDLIFGKFSGNDYPKTLTFLLTHPLFPLSRTRNLLSLLRDQPRLFKQAIVTCPNLPLNELLEELFSIRNRELLLDISFRILQDFTRDSIKQEMKKLSKLDVQNFIEFITSGGEDSSPECFNPSQSTQLFQLLSLVLDSIGLFSLEGALLENLTLYIDKQVEIAERNTELWNLIDTKGFQHGFASSTFDNGTSQKRALPTYTMEYLDI